Proteins from one Bactrocera neohumeralis isolate Rockhampton chromosome 3, APGP_CSIRO_Bneo_wtdbg2-racon-allhic-juicebox.fasta_v2, whole genome shotgun sequence genomic window:
- the LOC126752959 gene encoding uncharacterized protein LOC126752959, which translates to MKFIPLHTKNTSIIYKNSLCSSASIIVLIFIILSVMIPMLLVSLLSPYSGISESRILFEQPRLQFKFQSILIADTEGEAMNNKQDVNLVVCSTLPQLNSVVMEHGNSCEGIKYWTDDFDHDGTIDRAHFQQQIESLPGRIRSIDLAIFFEAKLKHKCSLSPPALLTYHNVIPSGMQLSSGTILLKAELKLKQYIEFTCPFPGRNIKTQFHHVNLSSNSSHVALGDFQLQPLLEQLKKNPAYFQLSEQETYFRQEPGNTLRIQLDLDVMQVPARYHLSVWERLGQFWLYFASFFGISFYVMNKVKDYLFGQHIIRAWEVIPWKKLY; encoded by the exons ATGAAGTTCATACCTTTGCACACGAAGAACACatctataatttataaaaactcgCTATGCTCTTCCGCAAGCATTATCGTGCTCATTTTCATTATATTGTCTGTAATGATTCCCATGTTGCTGGTGTCGCTACTTAGTCCATATTCTGGTATTTCTGAGTCACGCATTCTTTTCGAGCAACCGCGATTGCAATTCAAATTCCAAAGCATATTAATTGCTGACACGGAAGGGGAAGCAATGAATAATAAGCAAGATGTTAATTTGGTAGTTTGCAGTACTTTGCCTCAGCTAAATTCTGTCGTAATGGAACATGGCAATAGTTGTGAAGGAATTAAG TATTGGACCGATGATTTTGATCATGATGGCACAATTGACCGAGCCCATTTCCAACAACAGATAGAATCACTTCCGGGTCGAATCAGAAGCATCGACTTGGCCATCTTTTTTGAAGCAAAGCTGAAG CACAAATGTTCACTTTCACCGCCTGCGCTCCTTACTTATCATAATGTTATCCCATCAGGAATGCAATTAAGCTCTGGTACCATATTACTGAAAGCtgaactaaaactaaaacaatacATAGAGTTTACATGTCCTTTTCCGGGACGCAATATAAAAACCCAGTTCCATCATGTGAATCTCAGCTCTAATAGTAGTCACGTCGCCTTGGGCGATTTCCAATTACAGCCCCTCCTTGAACAGCTAAAGAAGAATCCGGCATATTTTCAGCTCTCGGAGCAAGAAACTTACTTTCGTCAAGAACCAGGAAACACTCTTCGAATACAATTAGATTTGGATGTAATGCAAGTGCCAGCACGATATCACTTGAGTGTTTGGGAGCGACTGGGGCaattttggttatattttgCCTCCTTCTTCGGAATATCATTCTATGTTATGAACAAGGTTAAAGACTATTTGTTTGGCCAGCACATAATTCGGGCTTGGGAAGTGATACCATGGAAAAAACTTTACTGA